A window of Solanum stenotomum isolate F172 chromosome 3, ASM1918654v1, whole genome shotgun sequence contains these coding sequences:
- the LOC125859981 gene encoding histone-lysine N-methyltransferase CLF isoform X1 — protein MSPASDNSLSDSQTQRLNDLSIVSPEEATVEPDEVLSVIESLKRRIASERADYIKKRVEGNTQKLENLTKDLYNLATERKCLEIFDADGRIDLLSKRQKDALDMQNGIDTSNADDDSNSSEDDGYATSAILLGSSIAVKNAVRPIKLPEVKRIPPYTSWIFLDRNQRMTEDQSVVGRRRIYYDQNGGETLICSDSDEEVLEEEEEKKVFAESEDYMLRMTIKEVGLSDIVLDLLGQCLSRKPSEVKARYEGLVKEDDAGTSKKEFTESSLDLYLAKDLDAALDSFDNLFCRRCLVFDCRLHGCSQDLIFPAEKQLPWYCSNADMEPCGPNCFSLAKKFESNATVISPQCASHGEKSILPSDVANNTQMPGRKHVSRRSKCSKGEGAPNAKNISESSDSDIRPVNDITSNERSSSPSKSKSDNKDGINKRNSKRIAEHVLVAIKKRQKKMAVLESDSVASESLGFKDLNLHSISRKENEDASPSSQKAQCHSAKRSRRKNSPVLDSKNSLQGKAFGCKLMEVSSAKPVTNCDDTLGKNEYVGENNCKQEIDGTKSWRPIEKALFEKGLEMFGRSSCLIARNLMNGLKTCWEVFQYMNNSGNKLFSGTGDGMDGILDGGSNGDGQEIMGNEPRRRSRFLRRRGKVRRLKYTWKSTGYHAIRKRISERKDQPCRQFNPCGCQGPCGKECSCIVNGTCCEKYCGCPKGCKNRFRGCHCAKSQCRSRQCPCFAAGRECDPDVCRNCWISCGDGTLGVPLQRGDSHECRNMKLLLKQQQKVLLGRSDVSGWGAFLKNTVGKHEYLGEYTGELISHREADKRGKIYDRENSSFLFNLNDQFVLDAHRKGDKLKFANHSPVPNCYAKVMMVAGDHRVGIFANERICAGEELFYDYRYEPDSAPAWARKPEASGTRKEDAAPSSGRARKHT, from the exons ATGTCGCCAGCGTCCGATAACTCCCTGTCGGATTCTCAAACACAACGTTTAAATGATCTTTCG ATTGTTTCTCCTGAAGAAGCAACTGTAGAACCTGATGAAGTACTATCAGTTATTGAATCTTTGAAGAGAAGAATTGCTTCTGAACGTGCTGATTATATTAAG AAAAGGGTAGAAGGAAATACACAAAAGTTGGAGAACTTGACAAAGGATCTTTATAATTTGGCAACAGAGAGAAAATGTCTTGAAATTTTTGATGCTGACGGAAGAATTGATCTACTATCGAAAAGACAAAAGGATGCACTTGATATGCAAAATGGCATTGATACCAGTAATGCAGATGATGATAGTAATAGCTCTGAAGATGATGGATACGCCACTTCTGCAATTCTTTTAGGATCAAGTATTGCAGTCAAGAATGCCGTACGGCCCATTAAACTTCCAGAAGTAAAACGCATCCCTCCATATACTTCATGGATATTTTTGGATAG AAATCAGAGAATGACAGAGGATCAATCTGTGGTTGGTCGTAGAAGAATTTATTATGACCAGAATGGTGGGGAAACTTTAATTTGTAGTGATAGTGATGAGGAAgtacttgaagaagaagaagaaaagaaggtgTTTGCAGAGTCCGAAGATTATATGCTGCG AATGACTATCAAAGAAGTTGGCTTGTCCGATATTGTGTTGGATTTGCTAGGACAGTGCTTGTCTAGAAAACCTAGTGAAGTGAAG GCAAGATATGAAGGTCTTGTTAAGGAAGATGATGCAGGCACTTCAAAGAAAGAGTTCACGGAAAGTTCTTTAGATTTATATCTTGCCAAAGATCTTGATGCTGCTCTGGATTCTTTTGATAATCTATTTTGTCGTCGATGTCTT GTCTTTGATTGTAGATTACATGGATGTTCACAGGATCTTATATTTCCT GCGGAAAAACAATTACCATGGTACTGCTCCAATGCAGATATGGAGCCCTGTGGACCAAATTGCTTCAGCCTG GCCAAAAAGTTCGAAAGTAATGCTACAGTGATCTCTCCTCAGTGTGCTAGTCATGGAGAAAAATCCATTCTGCCATCTGATGTTGCTAATAATACTCAGATGCCAGGTAGGAAGCATGTATCAAGAAGATCGAAGTGTTCAAAAGGTGAAGGTGCTCCAAATGCAAAAAACATCTCTGAGAGCAGTGATTCAGATATTAGACCCGTAAATGATATCACTTCTAATGAGCGCTCTTCATCTCCATCAAAAAGCAAATCTGACAATAAAGATGGCATCAACAAAAGGAACAGCAAGCGAATAGCTGAACATGTTCTAGTTGCCATTAAGAAAAGACAGAAGAAAATGGCAGTTTTAGAATCTGACTCTGTTGCAAGTGAAAGTCTAGGTTTCaaagatttgaatcttcacTCTATTTCACGGAAGGAAAACGAAGATGCGAGTCCATCTTCACAAAAAGCACAATGTCATAGTGCTAAAAGGTCTAGGAGGAAAAACTCTCCGGTTTTGGACAGTAAAAATTCTTTGCAAGGCAAGGCTTTTGGTTGCAAATTGATGGAAGTTTCCAGTGCAAAACCTGTGACAAATTGTGATGACACATTGGGGAAAAATGAATATGTGGGTGAGAATAACTGCAAACAAGAAATAGATGGTACTAAATCTTGGAGACCCATTGAAAAGGCTCTCTTTGAAAAGGGTCTAGAAATGTTCGGTAGAAGCAG CTGTTTGATCGCTCGAAACCTCATGAATGGTTTGAAGACATGCTGGGAGGTTTTCCAGTACATGAACAATTCCGGAAATAAGCTATTCTCAGGCACAGGTGATGGGATGGATGGCATTCTTGATGGTGGTTCCAATGGTGATGGTCAGGAAATCATG GGTAATGAACCTCGAAGAAGATCCAGATTTTTGCGTAGAAGAGGCAAAGTTCGCCGATTAAAATACACGTGGAAATCCACTGGATACCATGCAATTAGGAAACGGATTTCTGAGAGGAAGGACCAACCCTGTCGGCAGTTTAATCCATGTGGCTGTCAAGGCCCTTGTGGAAAGGAGTGTTCCTGCATTGTAAATGGGACCTGCTGTGAAAAATACTGTGG ATGCCCAAAGGGTTGCAAGAACAGGTTTCGTGGTTGTCATTGTGCCAAAAGTCAGTGTAGGAGCCGTCAATGCCCTTGCTTTGCTGCTGGCAGGGAATGTGATCCTGATGTTTGTCGAAATTGTTGGATCAG TTGTGGTGATGGTACGCTTGGGGTTCCTCTGCAAAGAGGTGATAGTCATGAATGCAGGAATATGAAACTACTTCTCAAACAGCAACAAAAG GTACTTCTTGGAAGATCTGATGTTTCTGGCTGGGGGGCTTTCTTGAAG AATACTGTTGGAAAACATGAATACCTTGGGGAGTACACAGGTGAATTAATTTCACACCGTGAAGCTGACAAGCGTGGCAAGATTTATGATCGTGAAAATTCTTCATTTCTCTTCAATCTTAATGATCAG TTTGTGCTTGATGCACACCGGAAGGGTGACAAACTAAAATTTGCGAACCATTCTCCTGTTCCAAATTGCTATGCTAAG GTCATGATGGTGGCTGGAGATCACAGAGTTGGTATCTTTGCCAATGAAAGAATTTGCGCTGGAGAAGAACTCTTTTACGATTATCGTTATGAGCCAGACAGTGCACCTGCCTGGGCAAGGAAGCCCGAGGCATCTGGTACTAGGAAAGAGGATGCTGCTCCTTCAAGTGGTCGTGCTAGGAAGCATACATAA
- the LOC125859981 gene encoding histone-lysine N-methyltransferase CLF isoform X2: MSPASDNSLSDSQTQRLNDLSIVSPEEATVEPDEVLSVIESLKRRIASERADYIKKRVEGNTQKLENLTKDLYNLATERKCLEIFDADGRIDLLSKRQKDALDMQNGIDTSNADDDSNSSEDDGYATSAILLGSSIAVKNAVRPIKLPEVKRIPPYTSWIFLDRNQRMTEDQSVVGRRRIYYDQNGGETLICSDSDEEVLEEEEEKKVFAESEDYMLRMTIKEVGLSDIVLDLLGQCLSRKPSEVKARYEGLVKEDDAGTSKKEFTESSLDLYLAKDLDAALDSFDNLFCRRCLVFDCRLHGCSQDLIFPAEKQLPWYCSNADMEPCGPNCFSLMPGRKHVSRRSKCSKGEGAPNAKNISESSDSDIRPVNDITSNERSSSPSKSKSDNKDGINKRNSKRIAEHVLVAIKKRQKKMAVLESDSVASESLGFKDLNLHSISRKENEDASPSSQKAQCHSAKRSRRKNSPVLDSKNSLQGKAFGCKLMEVSSAKPVTNCDDTLGKNEYVGENNCKQEIDGTKSWRPIEKALFEKGLEMFGRSSCLIARNLMNGLKTCWEVFQYMNNSGNKLFSGTGDGMDGILDGGSNGDGQEIMGNEPRRRSRFLRRRGKVRRLKYTWKSTGYHAIRKRISERKDQPCRQFNPCGCQGPCGKECSCIVNGTCCEKYCGCPKGCKNRFRGCHCAKSQCRSRQCPCFAAGRECDPDVCRNCWISCGDGTLGVPLQRGDSHECRNMKLLLKQQQKVLLGRSDVSGWGAFLKNTVGKHEYLGEYTGELISHREADKRGKIYDRENSSFLFNLNDQFVLDAHRKGDKLKFANHSPVPNCYAKVMMVAGDHRVGIFANERICAGEELFYDYRYEPDSAPAWARKPEASGTRKEDAAPSSGRARKHT, translated from the exons ATGTCGCCAGCGTCCGATAACTCCCTGTCGGATTCTCAAACACAACGTTTAAATGATCTTTCG ATTGTTTCTCCTGAAGAAGCAACTGTAGAACCTGATGAAGTACTATCAGTTATTGAATCTTTGAAGAGAAGAATTGCTTCTGAACGTGCTGATTATATTAAG AAAAGGGTAGAAGGAAATACACAAAAGTTGGAGAACTTGACAAAGGATCTTTATAATTTGGCAACAGAGAGAAAATGTCTTGAAATTTTTGATGCTGACGGAAGAATTGATCTACTATCGAAAAGACAAAAGGATGCACTTGATATGCAAAATGGCATTGATACCAGTAATGCAGATGATGATAGTAATAGCTCTGAAGATGATGGATACGCCACTTCTGCAATTCTTTTAGGATCAAGTATTGCAGTCAAGAATGCCGTACGGCCCATTAAACTTCCAGAAGTAAAACGCATCCCTCCATATACTTCATGGATATTTTTGGATAG AAATCAGAGAATGACAGAGGATCAATCTGTGGTTGGTCGTAGAAGAATTTATTATGACCAGAATGGTGGGGAAACTTTAATTTGTAGTGATAGTGATGAGGAAgtacttgaagaagaagaagaaaagaaggtgTTTGCAGAGTCCGAAGATTATATGCTGCG AATGACTATCAAAGAAGTTGGCTTGTCCGATATTGTGTTGGATTTGCTAGGACAGTGCTTGTCTAGAAAACCTAGTGAAGTGAAG GCAAGATATGAAGGTCTTGTTAAGGAAGATGATGCAGGCACTTCAAAGAAAGAGTTCACGGAAAGTTCTTTAGATTTATATCTTGCCAAAGATCTTGATGCTGCTCTGGATTCTTTTGATAATCTATTTTGTCGTCGATGTCTT GTCTTTGATTGTAGATTACATGGATGTTCACAGGATCTTATATTTCCT GCGGAAAAACAATTACCATGGTACTGCTCCAATGCAGATATGGAGCCCTGTGGACCAAATTGCTTCAGCCTG ATGCCAGGTAGGAAGCATGTATCAAGAAGATCGAAGTGTTCAAAAGGTGAAGGTGCTCCAAATGCAAAAAACATCTCTGAGAGCAGTGATTCAGATATTAGACCCGTAAATGATATCACTTCTAATGAGCGCTCTTCATCTCCATCAAAAAGCAAATCTGACAATAAAGATGGCATCAACAAAAGGAACAGCAAGCGAATAGCTGAACATGTTCTAGTTGCCATTAAGAAAAGACAGAAGAAAATGGCAGTTTTAGAATCTGACTCTGTTGCAAGTGAAAGTCTAGGTTTCaaagatttgaatcttcacTCTATTTCACGGAAGGAAAACGAAGATGCGAGTCCATCTTCACAAAAAGCACAATGTCATAGTGCTAAAAGGTCTAGGAGGAAAAACTCTCCGGTTTTGGACAGTAAAAATTCTTTGCAAGGCAAGGCTTTTGGTTGCAAATTGATGGAAGTTTCCAGTGCAAAACCTGTGACAAATTGTGATGACACATTGGGGAAAAATGAATATGTGGGTGAGAATAACTGCAAACAAGAAATAGATGGTACTAAATCTTGGAGACCCATTGAAAAGGCTCTCTTTGAAAAGGGTCTAGAAATGTTCGGTAGAAGCAG CTGTTTGATCGCTCGAAACCTCATGAATGGTTTGAAGACATGCTGGGAGGTTTTCCAGTACATGAACAATTCCGGAAATAAGCTATTCTCAGGCACAGGTGATGGGATGGATGGCATTCTTGATGGTGGTTCCAATGGTGATGGTCAGGAAATCATG GGTAATGAACCTCGAAGAAGATCCAGATTTTTGCGTAGAAGAGGCAAAGTTCGCCGATTAAAATACACGTGGAAATCCACTGGATACCATGCAATTAGGAAACGGATTTCTGAGAGGAAGGACCAACCCTGTCGGCAGTTTAATCCATGTGGCTGTCAAGGCCCTTGTGGAAAGGAGTGTTCCTGCATTGTAAATGGGACCTGCTGTGAAAAATACTGTGG ATGCCCAAAGGGTTGCAAGAACAGGTTTCGTGGTTGTCATTGTGCCAAAAGTCAGTGTAGGAGCCGTCAATGCCCTTGCTTTGCTGCTGGCAGGGAATGTGATCCTGATGTTTGTCGAAATTGTTGGATCAG TTGTGGTGATGGTACGCTTGGGGTTCCTCTGCAAAGAGGTGATAGTCATGAATGCAGGAATATGAAACTACTTCTCAAACAGCAACAAAAG GTACTTCTTGGAAGATCTGATGTTTCTGGCTGGGGGGCTTTCTTGAAG AATACTGTTGGAAAACATGAATACCTTGGGGAGTACACAGGTGAATTAATTTCACACCGTGAAGCTGACAAGCGTGGCAAGATTTATGATCGTGAAAATTCTTCATTTCTCTTCAATCTTAATGATCAG TTTGTGCTTGATGCACACCGGAAGGGTGACAAACTAAAATTTGCGAACCATTCTCCTGTTCCAAATTGCTATGCTAAG GTCATGATGGTGGCTGGAGATCACAGAGTTGGTATCTTTGCCAATGAAAGAATTTGCGCTGGAGAAGAACTCTTTTACGATTATCGTTATGAGCCAGACAGTGCACCTGCCTGGGCAAGGAAGCCCGAGGCATCTGGTACTAGGAAAGAGGATGCTGCTCCTTCAAGTGGTCGTGCTAGGAAGCATACATAA